In Streptomyces ambofaciens ATCC 23877, a single genomic region encodes these proteins:
- a CDS encoding DUF3159 domain-containing protein, with protein sequence MTSLDKPTEETEADDARAVTEAALFEAFGGVRGMIETVLPGLLFVTIFTLNNDLHMSAIAALAVSLVLVVVRLVMKDTVKHAFSGVFGVAFGVVFAMMTDNAKNFYLPGMMYTLGLALAYIVTALAGVPLIGLILGPVFKENLSWRTRNPGRKKAYTKASYAWGLILLAKSAILFPLYWWADTEQLGWVLVTLKIPPFLLAVWLTWVFLAKAPAPIDVFAEMEAAEQAEKEREERAKVEREALGGDAVDPAQSGRHRKG encoded by the coding sequence GTGACGTCGCTCGACAAGCCGACCGAAGAGACGGAAGCGGACGACGCCCGGGCGGTGACGGAGGCCGCGCTGTTCGAAGCGTTCGGCGGCGTGCGGGGCATGATCGAGACGGTCCTGCCGGGTCTGCTCTTCGTCACGATCTTCACGCTCAACAACGACCTGCACATGTCGGCGATCGCGGCGCTCGCCGTGTCGCTGGTGCTGGTCGTGGTCCGGCTGGTGATGAAGGACACCGTCAAGCACGCCTTCAGCGGGGTCTTCGGCGTCGCCTTCGGCGTGGTCTTCGCGATGATGACCGACAACGCCAAGAACTTCTACTTGCCGGGCATGATGTACACGCTGGGCCTGGCCCTCGCCTACATCGTGACCGCGCTGGCCGGTGTCCCGCTGATCGGACTGATCCTCGGCCCGGTCTTCAAGGAGAACCTCTCCTGGCGCACCCGCAACCCGGGCCGCAAGAAGGCGTACACGAAGGCCAGCTACGCCTGGGGCCTGATCCTGCTCGCCAAGAGCGCGATCCTCTTCCCGCTGTACTGGTGGGCGGACACCGAGCAGCTCGGCTGGGTGCTGGTCACCCTGAAGATCCCGCCGTTCCTGCTCGCGGTCTGGCTGACCTGGGTCTTCCTCGCGAAGGCGCCGGCGCCCATCGACGTGTTCGCGGAGATGGAGGCGGCGGAGCAGGCCGAGAAGGAACGCGAGGAGCGGGCGAAGGTCGAGCGCGAGGCACTGGGCGGCGACGCCGTGGACCCCGCGCAGAGCGGCAGGCACCGCAAGGGCTGA
- a CDS encoding potassium channel family protein — translation MRVAIAGAGAVGRSIAGELLENGHEVLLIDKAPTAISVERVPMAEWLLADACEITSLDEAALQRCNVVIAATGDDKVNLVVSLLAKTEYGVPRVVARVNNPKNEWLFNESWGVDVAVSTPRLMSALVEEAVSVGDLVRLLRFSHGDANLVELTLPEESALAGTQVGDVEWPEDTSLVTIIRGTRVLTPSREDSLEAGDELLFVAAQAREEQLEDLLSARRSDAAR, via the coding sequence ATGAGGGTCGCCATTGCCGGAGCCGGTGCGGTCGGCCGTTCGATCGCGGGCGAGCTGCTGGAGAACGGCCACGAGGTCCTGCTCATCGACAAGGCGCCGACCGCGATCTCGGTCGAGCGCGTCCCGATGGCGGAGTGGCTGCTCGCCGACGCGTGCGAGATCACGTCCCTGGACGAGGCGGCGCTCCAGCGCTGCAACGTCGTCATCGCCGCGACGGGAGACGACAAGGTCAACCTGGTCGTCTCCCTGCTGGCCAAGACGGAGTACGGCGTTCCGCGGGTCGTCGCCCGGGTGAACAACCCGAAGAACGAGTGGCTGTTCAACGAGTCCTGGGGGGTGGACGTCGCCGTCTCCACCCCGCGGCTGATGTCGGCCCTGGTCGAGGAGGCGGTGAGCGTCGGCGATCTGGTCCGGCTGCTGCGCTTCAGCCACGGCGACGCCAACCTGGTGGAGCTGACGCTGCCGGAGGAGTCGGCGCTGGCCGGCACCCAGGTCGGCGACGTCGAGTGGCCCGAGGACACCTCGCTGGTCACGATCATCCGCGGCACCCGGGTCCTCACCCCGTCGCGGGAGGACTCGCTGGAGGCGGGCGACGAACTGCTGTTCGTGGCGGCACAGGCCCGTGAGGAGCAGCTGGAGGACCTGCTGTCGGCGCGGCGGAGCGACGCCGCGCGCTGA
- a CDS encoding potassium channel family protein, whose product MHIVIMGCGRVGSALAQTLEQQGHTVAVIDQDPTAFRRLGSTFGGRRVTGIGFDQDTLREAGIEEAGAFAAVSSGDNSNIIAARVAREMFGVENVAARIYDPRRAEVYQRLGIPTVATVRWTADQMLRRLLPSGAEPLWRDPTGGVQLAEVHTSASWVGHRISRLQEETGVRVAFLTRLGEAIVPTSQTVLQEGDLVHVMMRTDEVHKVEAAFAKGPEEEGGH is encoded by the coding sequence ATGCACATCGTCATCATGGGCTGCGGGCGCGTGGGCTCCGCCCTCGCGCAGACCCTGGAACAGCAGGGGCACACGGTCGCCGTGATCGACCAGGACCCCACCGCGTTCCGTCGTCTCGGTTCCACGTTCGGCGGTCGGCGGGTCACCGGTATCGGCTTCGACCAGGACACCCTGCGCGAGGCGGGCATCGAGGAGGCCGGCGCCTTCGCGGCCGTCTCCAGCGGTGACAACTCCAACATCATCGCCGCCCGCGTGGCCCGCGAGATGTTCGGCGTGGAGAACGTCGCCGCCCGCATCTACGACCCTCGCCGCGCCGAGGTCTACCAGCGCCTGGGCATCCCGACGGTCGCCACGGTGCGCTGGACGGCCGACCAGATGCTGCGCCGGCTGCTCCCCTCGGGCGCCGAGCCGCTGTGGCGCGACCCCACCGGCGGGGTCCAGCTCGCCGAGGTGCACACCTCCGCGTCCTGGGTCGGCCACCGGATCAGCCGGCTCCAGGAGGAGACCGGGGTACGGGTGGCGTTCCTCACCCGGCTCGGGGAGGCCATCGTGCCCACCTCGCAGACCGTGTTGCAGGAGGGGGACCTGGTGCACGTGATGATGCGCACCGACGAGGTCCACAAGGTCGAGGCGGCGTTCGCCAAGGGTCCCGAAGAGGAGGGCGGTCACTGA
- a CDS encoding APC family permease: MSKLTDVPKRILIGRALRSDRLGETLLPKRIALPVFASDPLSSVAYAPGEVLLVLSIAGVSAYHFSPWIAVAVVVLMFTVVASYRQNVHAYPSGGGDYEVANTNLGPKAGLTVASALLVDYVLTVAVSISSGIENLGSAVPFVVEHKVLCAVGVILLLTLMNLRGVKESGSLFAIPTYVFVAGVFIMIAWGAFRGLVLDDTMRAPTADYEIKPEHGGLAGFALVFLLLRAFSSGCAALTGVEAISNGVPAFRKPKSKNAGNTLALMGLLAVTMFCGIIALASATDVRMSENPAKDLFHDGVPLGADYVQHPVISQVAEAVFGEGSFLFIVLAAATALVLFLAANTAYNGFPLLGSILAQDRYLPRQLHTRGDRLAFSNGIVLLAGAAMLLVFIYGADSTRLIQLYIVGVFVSFTLSQIGMVRHWNRHLAAERDQAKRRHMHRSRAINAFGAFFTGLVLVVVLATKFTHGAWVALLGMCIFFATMTAIRKHYDRVAEEIAAPEDPEEAQSDDMVRPSRVHSVVLISKIHRPTLRALAYAKLMRSDSLEALSVNVDPEETKALREEWERRGIAVPLKVLDSPYREITRPVIEYVKSLRKESPRDAVSVIIPEYVVGHWYEHLLHNQSALRLKGRLLFTPGVMVTSVPYQLQSSEAAKRRARKRADWNAPGAVRRGPAHHDRAKDSSSSK; this comes from the coding sequence GTGTCCAAACTGACCGACGTGCCCAAACGGATTCTGATCGGGCGCGCACTGCGCAGCGACCGGCTGGGGGAAACGCTCCTGCCGAAGCGCATCGCCCTCCCCGTCTTCGCCTCCGACCCGCTCTCCTCCGTGGCGTACGCGCCCGGCGAGGTGCTGCTGGTCCTGTCCATCGCGGGCGTGTCGGCGTACCACTTCAGCCCCTGGATCGCCGTCGCGGTCGTCGTGCTGATGTTCACCGTGGTCGCCTCCTACCGGCAGAACGTGCACGCCTATCCGAGCGGCGGCGGCGACTACGAGGTGGCGAACACCAACCTCGGTCCCAAGGCCGGCCTGACGGTGGCCAGTGCCCTGCTGGTCGACTACGTCCTGACCGTCGCCGTCTCCATCTCCTCCGGCATCGAGAACCTCGGCTCCGCGGTCCCCTTCGTCGTCGAGCACAAGGTCCTCTGCGCGGTCGGCGTCATCCTGCTGCTGACGCTGATGAACCTGCGCGGGGTCAAGGAGTCGGGCAGTCTGTTCGCGATCCCGACGTACGTCTTCGTCGCGGGCGTCTTCATCATGATCGCGTGGGGCGCCTTCCGGGGCCTGGTGCTCGACGACACCATGCGCGCGCCGACGGCGGACTACGAGATCAAACCGGAGCACGGCGGGCTGGCCGGCTTCGCCCTGGTCTTCCTCCTCCTGCGGGCCTTCTCCTCCGGCTGCGCCGCGCTCACCGGCGTCGAGGCGATCTCCAACGGCGTCCCGGCCTTCCGCAAGCCCAAGTCGAAGAACGCGGGGAACACCCTGGCGCTGATGGGCCTGCTCGCCGTCACCATGTTCTGCGGCATCATCGCGCTGGCCTCCGCCACCGACGTGCGCATGTCCGAGAACCCCGCCAAGGACCTCTTCCACGACGGCGTCCCGCTCGGCGCGGACTACGTCCAGCACCCGGTGATCTCGCAGGTCGCCGAGGCCGTGTTCGGCGAGGGCAGTTTCCTGTTCATCGTCCTGGCCGCGGCCACCGCCCTGGTCCTCTTCCTCGCCGCGAACACCGCCTACAACGGCTTCCCGCTGCTCGGCTCGATCCTCGCCCAGGACCGCTACCTGCCGCGCCAGCTGCACACCCGCGGCGACCGCCTGGCCTTCTCCAACGGCATCGTGCTCCTCGCCGGCGCGGCCATGCTGCTGGTCTTCATCTACGGCGCCGACTCGACCCGGCTGATCCAGCTGTACATCGTCGGCGTGTTCGTCTCCTTCACGCTCAGCCAGATCGGCATGGTCCGGCACTGGAACCGCCACCTGGCCGCCGAGCGCGACCAGGCCAAGCGCCGCCACATGCACCGCTCCCGCGCGATCAACGCCTTCGGCGCCTTCTTCACCGGGCTGGTGCTCGTCGTCGTCCTGGCCACGAAGTTCACCCACGGCGCCTGGGTCGCCCTGCTCGGCATGTGCATCTTCTTCGCGACGATGACGGCGATCCGCAAGCACTACGACCGCGTCGCCGAGGAGATCGCCGCGCCCGAGGATCCCGAGGAGGCGCAGAGCGACGACATGGTGCGCCCGTCCCGCGTCCACTCCGTCGTCCTGATCTCCAAGATCCACCGCCCCACCCTGCGGGCCCTCGCCTACGCCAAGCTCATGCGTTCCGACTCCCTGGAGGCGCTCAGCGTCAACGTCGACCCGGAGGAGACCAAGGCGCTGCGCGAGGAGTGGGAGCGGCGCGGGATCGCCGTACCGCTCAAGGTCCTGGACTCCCCGTACCGCGAGATCACCCGCCCGGTCATCGAGTACGTCAAGAGCCTGCGCAAGGAGTCCCCGCGCGACGCGGTCTCGGTCATCATCCCCGAGTACGTGGTCGGCCACTGGTACGAGCACCTGCTGCACAACCAGAGCGCACTGCGCCTCAAGGGCCGCCTGCTCTTCACACCGGGCGTCATGGTCACCTCCGTGCCCTACCAGCTCCAGTCGTCCGAGGCGGCCAAGCGCCGGGCCCGCAAGCGGGCGGACTGGAACGCGCCCGGTGCGGTCCGGCGCGGTCCGGCCCATCACGACCGGGCGAAGGACTCCTCTTCGTCGAAGTAG
- a CDS encoding class I SAM-dependent RNA methyltransferase, whose protein sequence is MQAEPKKSQAESRAVSLVGEEYEVEIGPVAHGGHCIARTSEGQVLFVRHALPGERVVARVTEGEEGARFLRADAVEILDASKDRIEAPCPFAGPGRCGGCDWQHAKPGAQRRLKGEVVTEQLKRLAGLTPEEAGWDGTVMPAEGDKVPAGQVPSWRTRVQYAVDAEGRAGLRKHRSHEVQPIDHCMIAAEGVSELGIERRDWSGMESVEAIAATGSQDRMVILEPRPGARLPLVELDKPVSVMRVEEKDGGVHRVHGRAFVRERADDRTYRVGSGGFWQVHPQAADTLVRAVMQGLLPRKGDMALDLYCGVGLFAGALADRVGDKGAVLGIESGKRAVEDARHNLASFDRVRIEQGKVEAVLPRTGISEADLVVLDPPRAGAGRKTVQHLSSLGARRIAYVACDPAALARDLGYFRDGGYRVRMLRVFDLFPMTHHVECVAILEPADKGA, encoded by the coding sequence ATGCAGGCAGAACCGAAGAAGTCGCAGGCGGAGTCCCGGGCGGTCTCGCTGGTGGGTGAGGAGTACGAGGTCGAGATCGGCCCCGTCGCCCACGGTGGCCACTGCATCGCCCGTACCTCCGAGGGGCAGGTGCTGTTCGTCCGGCACGCGCTGCCCGGCGAACGTGTCGTGGCCCGGGTCACCGAGGGCGAGGAGGGGGCCCGCTTCCTCCGCGCCGACGCCGTCGAGATCCTGGACGCGTCCAAGGACCGCATCGAGGCGCCCTGCCCCTTCGCGGGCCCCGGCCGCTGCGGTGGCTGCGACTGGCAGCACGCCAAGCCGGGAGCGCAGCGCCGCCTCAAGGGCGAGGTCGTCACCGAGCAGCTGAAGCGCCTCGCGGGCCTCACCCCCGAGGAGGCCGGCTGGGACGGCACGGTGATGCCGGCCGAGGGCGACAAGGTGCCCGCGGGGCAGGTCCCGTCGTGGCGCACGCGCGTGCAGTACGCCGTGGACGCCGAGGGACGCGCGGGTCTGCGCAAGCACCGCTCGCACGAGGTGCAGCCGATCGACCACTGCATGATCGCCGCGGAGGGCGTCAGCGAGCTGGGCATCGAGCGGCGGGACTGGAGCGGCATGGAGTCGGTCGAGGCAATCGCCGCGACGGGCTCGCAGGACCGCATGGTGATCCTGGAGCCGCGGCCCGGTGCCCGCCTCCCGCTCGTCGAACTCGACAAGCCCGTCTCGGTCATGCGGGTGGAGGAGAAGGACGGCGGCGTCCACCGCGTCCACGGCCGCGCCTTCGTCCGCGAGCGCGCGGACGACCGTACCTACCGGGTGGGCAGCGGCGGCTTCTGGCAGGTCCACCCGCAGGCCGCCGACACCCTGGTCCGCGCGGTCATGCAGGGCCTGCTGCCCCGCAAGGGCGACATGGCCCTCGACCTGTACTGCGGCGTCGGCCTCTTCGCCGGCGCCCTGGCCGACCGCGTCGGCGACAAGGGCGCGGTCCTCGGCATCGAGTCCGGCAAGCGCGCGGTCGAGGACGCCCGGCACAACCTCGCCTCCTTCGACCGCGTCCGCATCGAACAGGGCAAGGTCGAGGCGGTCCTGCCGCGCACGGGCATCTCCGAGGCGGACCTCGTCGTACTGGACCCGCCGCGCGCGGGGGCCGGTCGCAAGACGGTGCAGCACCTGTCCTCCCTGGGCGCCCGGAGGATCGCGTACGTGGCCTGCGACCCGGCCGCGCTGGCCCGGGACCTGGGGTACTTCCGGGACGGGGGGTACCGGGTGCGGATGCTGCGGGTGTTCGATCTGTTTCCGATGACGCATCACGTGGAGTGCGTGGCGATTCTTGAGCCTGCGGATAAGGGTGCCTGA